One part of the Sus scrofa isolate TJ Tabasco breed Duroc chromosome 8, Sscrofa11.1, whole genome shotgun sequence genome encodes these proteins:
- the NDUFC1 gene encoding NADH dehydrogenase [ubiquinone] 1 subunit C1, mitochondrial (The RefSeq protein has 1 substitution compared to this genomic sequence), with protein sequence MAASALFRPFSKLLSSARLPSGSSARSKFYIREPPHGSPDWLKVGLTLGTSVFLWIYLIKQHKEDVLEYKRRNGLE encoded by the exons ATGGCGGCGTCCGCGTTATTGCGCCCCTTCTCAAAGCTGCTTTCATCGGCCAGGCTCCCAAGTGGCT CTTCAGCGCGGTCAAAGTTCTACATTCGGGAACCACCACATGGCAGCCCTGACTGGCTGAAAGTTGGACTGACCTTGGGCACGTCCGTTTTCTTGTGGATCTAT CTCATCAAACAACATAAGGAAGATGTTTTAGagtataaaagaagaaatggattgGAATAA
- the MGARP gene encoding protein MGARP (The RefSeq protein has 1 substitution compared to this genomic sequence) — protein sequence MYLRRAVSKTLALPLRAPPGPAPLRKDASLRWMSSNKFPGTSGSNMMYYLLVGVTVSAGGYYTYKTVKRQAKHSEHTANMKEKTKAELHPPQGEKENLVSAEEASSDAPVVSLAEAPVVDAEDTPQATVTAIEEASPCPDNMEAAPAETLGAETGPEVTDAAATVETAEVGPEVTLEVTGTPLDEAVAIDSGKGTTENESHGENAELEENSPVESESSAGGDLQEEAGGASEAASPLG from the exons ATGTACCTCCGCAGGGCGGTCTCCAAGACCCTCGCGCTGCCTCTGAGGGCGCCCCCAGGACCCGCACCACTCCGGAAGGACG CATCTCTTCGCTGGATGTCATCTAACAAATTCCCTGGAACATCTGGATCAAATATGATGTATTATCTGCTTGTAGGTGTCACAGTCAGTGCTGGTGGATATTAT ACTTACAAGACAGTCAAAAGGCAAGCCAAACACAGCGAACATACagcaaacatgaaagaaaaaaccaaagCAGAGTTACATCCACCTCAAG gtgaaaaagAGAACCTTGTGAGTGCCGAGGAAGCCAGTTCAGACGCCCCTGTGGTATCTTTAGCGGAAGCACCAGTGGTAGATGCTGAAGATACTCCCCAGGCCACAGTGACAGCTATTGAAGAGGCTTCCCCCTGTCCAGACAACATGGAGGCTGCTCCTGCGGAGACCCTCGGTGCTGAAACTGGGCCAGAGGTGACAGATGCGGCAGCGACGGTCGAAACCGCAGAGGTTGGCCCTGAAGTGACCTTAGAGGTTACAGGCACGCCCCTGGATGAAGCTGTTGCCATCGATAGTGGTAAAGGTACAACAGAAAATGAAACCCATGGTGAAAATGCTGAACTAGAAGAAAATTCTCCAGTTGAGTCAGAATCCTCTGCTGGGGGTGATTTACAGGAAGAAGCTGGTGGTGCTTCTGAGGCTGCCTCACCTCTAGGCTGA